From the Posidoniimonas polymericola genome, the window CAAGAAGGCACGAAAGAGCACAAAGAGAAAGACCTGTGTGGCCGCGACTTTCACGAGCGGTTGGCGCCGCCAGCGGGCCCGAGTCGTTCGAGCGGTAGTCGGGGTTGCGAAGCAACAAGAGGCAGACTGGATTGGCCGCCCGCGGCCTCAGAGACACCTTCCACAGGCAAGATGCTCTTGTGTCTTCTTGTGCCTTTTCGTGGCCAACAACAAGAGGCCCGGGCGAACCGCCCGGGCCTCTCGTCGTTTCAGCGTTCTGCAAGCCCAACGATCAGGTCACGGACACCTTCACGTCGTCGGCCTTCTTGGGCGCCGGCCCCTCGGGGACGGCGTCGCTCATGGGGTCGAACCACTCGGGGTCGAACTCGATGCGGGTCTTGTCGCGGATGGCCTGGTTGCTCACCAGAGCGATCACCGCGTCGGCCAGGGCGACCTTCGGGTGGCAGTGCAGGGTCTCGGGCGGCAGGCCGTTGCGGATGCAGTAGGCCCAGTGCTCGATTTCCTCGGTGTAGCCGCGGCTGACGTCGGCCGAGGCGAGGGCCCCGGTCGCCTGGGCGACCGCGGCGCCGCCGGTCTCGTAGCTGGCGGTCAGGGCGTTGTCCTTGTCGACGCTCACCTTGGTCGACGCGCCGCGGGTGCCGAACAGCAGGGTCTCCTGCTCACGCTCGAGGATCAGGGTGCCCTCGGTGCCGAGCACGACCTCGCCGTAGCCGCCGTAGCCGTTGCCGTTGATGGAGGAGTAGGTCACCACCACCTTCTTGTTCTCATCGGCGATCGACTCGGAGGCCGGGTCGTCGCCCTCGAAGTAGCCGCGGCCCGGGTACTCGTACGAGCAGTAGACGTGGTCGTCGACGTCGCGGTTGGGGGGGAAGATGTGCCGGCCGCCGACCGCGGTGACGCTCAGCGGGCGGACCTTGGTGTGCCCGTCGAACTGCGAGCTGATGAAGATGCCCGACGCGTCGAGCTGGTGGCTGCCGAGTTCGGCCATCAGGCCGCCGCCGGTGCGGTTCCAGAGCCGCCAGCGGATCATCTCCTCGATCGGCGAGCAGACGTAGCCCCCTTCGGGCACCTGGTACTTGCGGTAGCCGTAGTTTGTGGCTTCGAGGCCGTAGTCGTCCATCTGGGCCTCCTTCTGGGCGACCTTCTTCTCCCAGGCCAGGATGTCGGACTCCTTGGACTTCGGGTTGTCCTTCAGCTCGCTCAGCTTCTTCTGCCAGGCGGCGAGCTCCCGCAGCATGTGGTGCTCGTCCCGCCAAGCCGCCAGACCGGCGGCGCCGCCGGCCGCCTTGGCGGCGCGTTCGGCTTCGGAAATCTGCTGGGGAGACATCATCTCGGTCGGCAGGTCGGGCCGCCAGCTGTCGTTGCCCGGCAGGTTGCCGCGGTGCCACTGGGCGCGGATGTGGTGGATGTCGCCGATCACGCCCTTGCGGATGGTGTCGACCGCGTTGGCGTAGAGGATGCTGTAGTGGCGTTGGTGGCCGGTCGCCAGCAGCTTGTTCTCCTTCTCCGCGACGCGGGCCATCTCCTTGCACTGACGGACGCTGTGCGCCATCAGCTTCTCGGTCAGCACGTGCTTGCCGGCCCGCATCGCGTCGATCGCCACGACGTCGTGCAGGAAGAGCGGCGTGGCGATAATCACCGCCTCGATGTCATCGCGCTCGAGCAGCTCTTTGTAGTCGGAGTAGACGTCGACGTTCTTGCGGGCCTCGTCCTCGGACTTCCAGCCATAGACCGCCATCAGACCTTTGCGGGCCGCGGCGGCCGAGGGGCTGTACTGGTCGCCGTGGAAAGCGCGGTGCTGGCTGTAGGGACGCGGGTCGGCGATCGCCTTGACCTCGACGTATTCGGGGTTGAGGGCGCCAATCAGCACGTTGCCCTCGTCGCCGGTGCCGATCACGCCGATCCGCACCCGGTCGCCGCCGATGGTGTCGCCGTAGTTGAAGTAGTACGCACCCGCGGCGCCGGCCGACACGGCGCCGGCGCCGACGACGTTCTTGAAGAAGTCGCGACGCGTCGTGCCCACGACACGGTCGTAGTTGTCCTTGCCGATCTTCCGTTCTTCGTCGGTCAGATGCATCGTTTAGCCTCCGGGGAGCCAGGAAAGCGGCCGCGGGACCGCCTGAGGTGAGTTAGGTGTACTACGCTAGGAATTCTTGTTTTGGTCACCGCTCCGCCCGCCGCTGCAGCAGCACGCGCCAAGCAGGCCATCGATGCCGAGCCACCGCCCGGCGCCAACAGCGGCCAGCGTCAGCAGGCCGGTGACCTCAAACAGCTGGTAGAAGAAGTACTGCGTGTTGGCGCCGTAGACCCACGGCGGCTGGGTCACGATTACCGACAGCAGGAAGCCGGCCGCGACGACCGCCGCCACCCGGGTAAACAGCCCCAGGAAGAGCAGGGCGCCCGAGCCGACCACTACCCAGGTGACAATCGCGTTCACGCGGCTCAGTTCGCTCGGCGGGTTGAGGGCCTCGTTGACCTCTGTGGGGTCGGCGTCGGCGGCCAAGTCACGCAGCTCTCCGTGGTAGCGGTCTTCGATGGCCGCGACTTCGGAAATCCAGGGGCGGGGCGCCGTGTTGGCTTCCGCCTCCTGCTGGGCGATCCGGTCGTCGATGTAGGGGAGCGTGCCACCCTCGTTCTGGACCTCGGCCTTCAGCTCCTCGAGCCGCCACAGCTCGTGCTGGTACTCCTCGATCTCTTCGGCCGTGTCCTCAAAGTACTGCCCGAGCTTGATCTTCGCCCGCAGGTAGGCGCGGCGGGCCCGCTCGCTCTGCTCGTCGTCGAGCGAGGCCTCACTGGCGAAGGCGTCGAGCTGGTCCTGCCAGTCGGCGGCGATCTGGTTGGCCCACTTCGAGTAGGAGCCCCGCGGCGGGAACTGCGTGTCGACTAGCTCGAGCGGGTTGTTGGTCTCTTCGGCTTTGTTCTTCTTCTCAATCTCGGCGTTCTTCTTGCGGACCTCGGCCAGGTACGCCGAGTACTCGCCCTGCCATTTGTTGATCTCGGCCTGTTCCTCTTCGGCCAGGCTGTCCCACTTCTTAGGCTCGGCGAGCAGCTCGTAGACCTGGTGCGGGCCGGGCGCGAGCGAGTGGAACTGATCTGCCAGCGGCCCGGTAGCGCCGCGGAGGAACCCCTCGGTCACCTTGACGTAGTTGGGATCGAACTTCTTCATCCCTTCGGAGAAGAAGTGGTAACCAGCCGCGAGCCGCATCAGCACGATGCACAAGACGGTAGCGCCGCCTAATTGAGCCTTAGTCATGCCCAACCGTTTCACTCCCAGGATTATTTGCCTCGGCTAGGGGGGCAGCCGCGCGAAGCGGACCCAAGGTGCGACGCCAAATGGCAAGAGGACCGCCCGTCCGAGCTTTGCCAGAACTCGTTTGCGCCCTGCACCTACTACTCTAGTCGCTAGGCGAGCTTCGCCGAGGCAGGTAGGATCGTTCGACGCCAAGAAACCGCCCACCGCGGCTGCTTGCGTCAATCGAAGATTGTAGTCGAACAAACGCAAGAAAACCACACATACCCGCAGTCGGCGAAGTTTTACAACGAAGCCGATTGCCCAAAAACGCAAAACCGCCGTGAGAATTGTCCTCTGTTACCCAGTCCAACCCCAGCACGTCGCCCGGATCCAAGCCGCCGCGGCCGACTGTGAGATCGTCGACGCCGGCCAGGAGCGGATCGCCGAGCTGCTCCCGACCGCCGACATCTACTGCGGTCACGCCAAAGTGCCGGTCCCCTGGCCCGAGGTCGTCGCGGCTGGCCGCTTGAAGTGGATCCAATCGTCCGCGGCCGGGATGGACCACTGCCTGACGCCCGAGGTCATTGGCACGGAGATCCCAGTCTCGAGCGCGTCGGGCGTGCTGGCCGACCAGGTGGCCGACCACACGATGGCCCTGCTGCTCGGGCTGCTGCGCTCGATCCCAGAATTCGTTGAGGCCCAGAAGAAGCGGGAATTCATCCGCCTGCCGACCCGCGACCTGTGCGGGGCAAAGGTCGGCATCGTCGGGCTCGGCGCCAATGGCCGCCGCCTGACCGACGTGCTCGCGCCCTTCAAGACCACGATGATTGCCACCGACTACTACCCCCGCGACAAACCGGATTGCGTGGCGGAGCTGCTGCCCCACGACGCGCTCGACCAGCTGCTGCCGGCTTGCGACATCGTCATCCTTACCGCCCCACTAAATGACCAGACCCGCGGCATGATCGCCGCTGAGCAGCTCGCCCAGATGAAACCAGGCGCGGTGCTGGTCAACGTGGCCCGCGGCCCGCTGGTGGTCGAGTCGGACCTGGTCGACGCACTCGAGTCGGGTCACCTGGGGGGCGCCGCGGTCGACGTCACCGAAATCGAGCCGCTTCCGCAGGACAGCCGCCTGTGGGACGCGCCGAACACGCTCATCACTCCCCATGTGGGTGGGCAGAAGGCGTCCCGCATCGACGACATGACCGATCTCTTCTGCCTGAACCTGAAGCGGTACTTCGCTGGGGAGCGGCTCGTCAATCTGGTCGACAAGCGGCTCGGATTCCCGACGCCAGAGGACTCTTTGCGGACATTCATGCGGAATTGCATTTAAATCGGACCTGTTTGTGACAAATCTTATGTAGACGGCGCAGTTTTAGGAGAACTAGAATTAGGGCAGTCGAGGTCGACTAGCAAGGAAGCGCACGCGACGATTCAGGCCTCACCAGAGTTGGCCTGGTACGGAGACAACGACCCCCCGGCGGAGATCTCTCTTCATGACCACCACCATTCTG encodes:
- a CDS encoding Gfo/Idh/MocA family protein translates to MHLTDEERKIGKDNYDRVVGTTRRDFFKNVVGAGAVSAGAAGAYYFNYGDTIGGDRVRIGVIGTGDEGNVLIGALNPEYVEVKAIADPRPYSQHRAFHGDQYSPSAAAARKGLMAVYGWKSEDEARKNVDVYSDYKELLERDDIEAVIIATPLFLHDVVAIDAMRAGKHVLTEKLMAHSVRQCKEMARVAEKENKLLATGHQRHYSILYANAVDTIRKGVIGDIHHIRAQWHRGNLPGNDSWRPDLPTEMMSPQQISEAERAAKAAGGAAGLAAWRDEHHMLRELAAWQKKLSELKDNPKSKESDILAWEKKVAQKEAQMDDYGLEATNYGYRKYQVPEGGYVCSPIEEMIRWRLWNRTGGGLMAELGSHQLDASGIFISSQFDGHTKVRPLSVTAVGGRHIFPPNRDVDDHVYCSYEYPGRGYFEGDDPASESIADENKKVVVTYSSINGNGYGGYGEVVLGTEGTLILEREQETLLFGTRGASTKVSVDKDNALTASYETGGAAVAQATGALASADVSRGYTEEIEHWAYCIRNGLPPETLHCHPKVALADAVIALVSNQAIRDKTRIEFDPEWFDPMSDAVPEGPAPKKADDVKVSVT
- a CDS encoding DoxX family protein, producing the protein MTKAQLGGATVLCIVLMRLAAGYHFFSEGMKKFDPNYVKVTEGFLRGATGPLADQFHSLAPGPHQVYELLAEPKKWDSLAEEEQAEINKWQGEYSAYLAEVRKKNAEIEKKNKAEETNNPLELVDTQFPPRGSYSKWANQIAADWQDQLDAFASEASLDDEQSERARRAYLRAKIKLGQYFEDTAEEIEEYQHELWRLEELKAEVQNEGGTLPYIDDRIAQQEAEANTAPRPWISEVAAIEDRYHGELRDLAADADPTEVNEALNPPSELSRVNAIVTWVVVGSGALLFLGLFTRVAAVVAAGFLLSVIVTQPPWVYGANTQYFFYQLFEVTGLLTLAAVGAGRWLGIDGLLGACCCSGGRSGDQNKNS
- a CDS encoding D-2-hydroxyacid dehydrogenase — protein: MRIVLCYPVQPQHVARIQAAAADCEIVDAGQERIAELLPTADIYCGHAKVPVPWPEVVAAGRLKWIQSSAAGMDHCLTPEVIGTEIPVSSASGVLADQVADHTMALLLGLLRSIPEFVEAQKKREFIRLPTRDLCGAKVGIVGLGANGRRLTDVLAPFKTTMIATDYYPRDKPDCVAELLPHDALDQLLPACDIVILTAPLNDQTRGMIAAEQLAQMKPGAVLVNVARGPLVVESDLVDALESGHLGGAAVDVTEIEPLPQDSRLWDAPNTLITPHVGGQKASRIDDMTDLFCLNLKRYFAGERLVNLVDKRLGFPTPEDSLRTFMRNCI